The genomic DNA GTTCCGCCTGCCATCACTGCGACCAGGCCCGCGCTGATGGGTACTATCGCATTATCCCGGAGAGAACTTCGCGTGGACTCATTGTCTCCGGAAACCATTGAAGGCGCCATCAGCGGTGAAGGTGTCGCGCCCGAAGCATTGTCCGAGGAAACGAAAGGCGAAGGCTCGCTCCGCTGGGGAACATCCACGAGCGGACGCGCCGACTCAGGCTGGGCAACTTGAGGCGTGGCGGTGACGGCAAGGGTTTGCTTCACCTTCTTCCGCTGGGACTCGAAAAGAGCCTCGATCTTGGGCGCGACCTGAATGGGCAGCATGGCGTCAGGCCGCATCAGAAGAGCGGACCTGAAGGCATTCTCGGCCGAAGCGAAGTTGCCAGTCTCACAGAGGATGATGCCCTCGTAGAGAGATAGCCGAACCTCCTCCTCTGTCCCTCTCGGCAGTCTTCGCGCGCTCTGGATTTGAAGAAAGGCCTGCTCATACTCGAAGTTCTCGTACAAGCTCTGGACCGAAGCGAGAACGCGGTGAACCTCCGCACCGTCTTCCGCGGCGTTGGCCGACACTGATGACAGCAAGGTGAGCAGCGCGGCTCCCGGTAGGACCAACTCCCCAAGATGACGGTTCATGTGCGAAGTGACCTCTTCCGCTCGGAGTGAACCCATGTGCGCGGAAGAGATCAAGTAAACGACGACTCCCAGCGGCACGGCGGCACCGCTCAGGAGCACGGATACCTCGACAATCAGGAATCCACGTCCCGCCTGGCTTCCTCAACGCCAGCCGGTCGCCGCACTACGGGTGCGTCTGGAGATAGACGTGCGAGCCGCAGGGGTGGTCGCCCGCGGCCACATCCGCCTGGGTGATGATGTTGCCCGCGGAGTTCTTGGGATAGCCCACGAAGGTGAGCGTGCCCGAGTTGAAGCGCGTGCGCCCTCCCGTGGACCAGTACTGGGGGTAGCCGGCGGCGGCCCCGGGCGTCGACGTGATGGACAAGTTACCCGCGCACCAGGCCGGCGCTCCCGGCGGGAACTCCGCGGACAGGTCCACGGCCGTGTTCCCACGCAGGTTGTAGAGCACGACGAACGACGCGCTGGAGCGCACCGCCTGGCTCTTGCTGAAGGGCGTCCCACCCGACGTCATCTGCTCGAAGCCCAGTTCGATGCCCGGCTCCACGCTCGCCGCCGGAGGCGGGTTGTAGCAACTCAGGGGAATGTTGACGAACTCGATGATGGTACACGCGGGATTGGTGTGCTCGATGTCCGCGTTCCAGCTCCCCAGGCCATCCGCCGGATCGATCGTGTTCCCCCTGCGGATACCGATGATCTTCAACGACGTCCCCGCGGGGCTGAACTGGGCTGTCACGGCGCTCGCGCCCGGCTCGTTCCACAGACCCGTCTTCGGATCGAATCGCCACATCACGGTCCGGCACGTCCCGTTGAGCACACACGCGGGCATGGTCCCACCAATGGCCGCGGGCACCGGCAGGCGCACATCCAGAATCCTTCCCGGCAACAGCGTGAGCGTGTTGCCATTGGCGTCCACGGCCGACAGCGTCATCGCGCCCACGGTCTCGAGCGCCACTGGAGCGCCCGCGGCGTTCCGCGCCGTCCAGTCACCGAGCATCGTGTTCGGACCATGCGCGACGACCGAGAACGTCACCGGCCCCGTCGCGGGAACACCCGTCGCGGAGCCCAGGCTGCCCGCGGGCACCAGCACACGGATGCCGGAAGACGGATCCTGAACGACGGTCTCCTTCTGGGCATCGAACTTCACCGAGAAGGCCCGGGCCAGCACGTGATTCTGGCCGAGCTGACCCGCGGTCTTGAACTCGTTCACCGGCCCATAACCATCCTTGCGGATGTCGAACACGTAGCCCTTCCTCGAGTCCACGACCGATACCGAGTACGCCCCCGCGCTGTTGGTGACAACGACTACTCCGTTCACCGTCACCCGGGCACCGACGACCGGCGCCCCCGTGCTGTCGCGCACCAAGCCAGAAAAGACAGCCGCCGCAGCTGCGGCGGTTTCGGTGCGAAGCTCCTCGGCGACGGGCGATTGCGGCATCCCCTCGCCACAAGCGAGGCCAAGGAGGGCGGGAACCAACAGCAAGGCGGGGGTTTTCATGGGTTTCTCCTGATGAGGTCCTGTCAGGATTTGCATGACTCATACCAACCCCCACGCATGCAACCGCCCCGAGGGAAACGCCGCCCGCTTCACCCTGCGTGTCGCCACGCGGACAACAGGCGAACCACGGGCCGTAGACCTACCGGCTACGTCCCAACGCTCCATGTCCGTCCCCACACAAGCTCAACGGAACTCATCAACGATATGGACCCCCGTCTGGAAGAACTCGACAAGCCACGGCACATCGGATGTGCGACGGTGTTGATTCGGACTTCGGGCAATCGAGAACATCCGAGATGGAGTGTGGAGATGAAGTTGGATGAGTTGGCGGAAGATTTCGCTCAGAACGTTTCGGCGCAAACCGACGCGATCTGGAATGGAGATGCCAAAGCAGGGAACAAGCATGCCAAGCGCTACGTCGCCGCCTACAAGAAGTTGTGCGAACATGGCGACACCGGTCGGAATGCACTTGCGATTCTTCTTGGGCACTCGCGCATGGATGTACGCGTGAAGGCAGCGATCTATCTACTTTCAGAACGGCCAGAACAGGCATTGCCTGTTCTGGAGGAGGCAGCGAAGAACAAGGGAATGATCCCCTTCGAGGCCACCCAGGCGTTGAAGTATTGGAACGAGGGGACTTGGAGCTTGGATGTTGACTAAGTGAATGCAATGGCGGAAGCGTGATGCGTCCTCCGCCAGACAGAGTGCTTTCACCAGATCGTTGGGCCGCTGCCACGTGCCGTCACGTCACCGCCTCAACGAAACCCGTCAACGATATAGACACCCGTCTGGTAGAACTCGAGTATCGCGTTCCCAGGAGACGAGCCCGGCATCTTCTTGAGCTGACCTCGACCCAAGCGAGCCACGGCGCAGATCGGGATTGGATCTCCATCGGGAGGACGCGCCTCGTAGTAGCGGATGACGACGTTGGGCCCACCCGTCCAGATCTGCCCATACAACCGAGTCCCGGGAGGCAGCGGATCCAACTCATCGCTCAAGATGCTCTCGACAGGGCCATCATTGACGGAGATCGAATCCTGGCTGTTCTGGTTCGCGTCAACAACCGCGAAGGAGCCATCCCCAGGACGGAGCCGGAGATAGCGCATGGCTTCCAGCGCCTTCTCCGAGCATTTCTGAGGGCCTGGACTGCCATCCGGCCGCGTCGATACTCCCGAGCCCGCGCACCCCATCCCCGCGCTCGACACGACCACGATAGCTGAAAGGAAAATTGTTTTCGTAGAGGACATAGTGGGGAGTCTTAACTTTTCCAGCCGGGGCAACAAAGTCAGAATCAAGAAGTCAGCGGCTCAGAGAGGCAAGGCGTCGACGTACAGGACGATGCGGCCCAAGTGGCGCCATTCATCCCGGAAGAGCGTGAATACAAGTCTGTCACCCTCCTTCTTCGAGTCGAATGAAGACAGGTCCGCCACGATGGCGACACGGCCCGTTTCTCCCGGGGAGATCGACTCAGGAAAGGCACGCAACGCGAAAGGCCTTTCCTTCTCGGTCATGAGCGCCTCGACCCGAGCCCGCATCAGCGTCCAGGGCGTCTCGGAATCGGTGTTCTTCACCTTGAAGACAATGGCCACCTTCTTCCTGGTCGCCTTCTTCCGGGAAGTAAGCACGGAGATACGGATCTTCATCCCCTCCTCGAGCAACCACACCGCGTCGAAGGGTTGGAACGGCGTCATCGAGATCTCATTCCTCGCCAGGAGCGCCGCGAGCGCGTGGTCCACCGAGGTTTCCTCCTCGCGATGGCGGAGGTTTTCCTCGTGGAGCGTCTGGTTCCGCTCGCGTACTTCATCAAGCGCCACGCGAACGGCCTCGGACGAGTCTGGATCCGAGAAGACATCGACTTGTGCATCCCACCGCATGCCACCACCTGTCACGGTGAGCGGTAACTCGGTGCCATCCCTCATCGTGACAAGCAAAAGGAAACGGTCTCCCGGGGACAGGTCCTTGAACGGGACCAGGGACACGGAGCGTCCCCATACCGCCAGGGGCTCGAAGCGGCCTTCCCAACCCAAGAGCTTCGTCCGCTCCGGGTCGCAGGGCTGCTCGAACCGGAGCGTGGTCACCCGACCACCGGCCACATGCACGTCCGGCACCTCTCGCGTGGGATTCTTCGTCAGGTGGATGGCCCTGTGCACCGGAGTCGTTTCCGCCATCGTGGGCAGCGCCCACAGCACAAGCAGAACCGACAGCCATCTCCGAAGAAATCGAGTGCTCATCATGGGAGAAGTAGCCCAACCGGGGCTGACCTCACAAGTGGTCCCTGTGCTTTCGCTCCGGCGAATGTTCCAGCTCAGGGCGTCTGGCGCTGGAACACCAGGAAGTACTGGTCCGGGAGGAAGTCGTGCGACTGGACGGGTACGAAGCCCGCCGCGCGCAGTTCCTCCTCCACCCGCTCGGGTGACAGCTTATGCTTCGCCGGAGGTCCCTTCTTCGAGTCCACGCGGAAGTCGACGATGGCCACCCTCCCGCCGGGCGTGAGCTTCTCGCCCAACCGCTTGAGATAGGCCAAGCGATCGCCCAGGTGGTGGTAAGTGTCCACGATGAGCGCCACGTCCACCGGCTCGGGCAGCTTCGCGTCGTCCGGCGAGGCCAGCACCGCCTCCAGGTTGCTCAACCCC from Melittangium boletus DSM 14713 includes the following:
- a CDS encoding DUF2019 domain-containing protein gives rise to the protein MKLDELAEDFAQNVSAQTDAIWNGDAKAGNKHAKRYVAAYKKLCEHGDTGRNALAILLGHSRMDVRVKAAIYLLSERPEQALPVLEEAAKNKGMIPFEATQALKYWNEGTWSLDVD
- a CDS encoding DUF2381 family protein; translated protein: MMSTRFLRRWLSVLLVLWALPTMAETTPVHRAIHLTKNPTREVPDVHVAGGRVTTLRFEQPCDPERTKLLGWEGRFEPLAVWGRSVSLVPFKDLSPGDRFLLLVTMRDGTELPLTVTGGGMRWDAQVDVFSDPDSSEAVRVALDEVRERNQTLHEENLRHREEETSVDHALAALLARNEISMTPFQPFDAVWLLEEGMKIRISVLTSRKKATRKKVAIVFKVKNTDSETPWTLMRARVEALMTEKERPFALRAFPESISPGETGRVAIVADLSSFDSKKEGDRLVFTLFRDEWRHLGRIVLYVDALPL